One stretch of Glycine soja cultivar W05 chromosome 7, ASM419377v2, whole genome shotgun sequence DNA includes these proteins:
- the LOC114420199 gene encoding O-fucosyltransferase 15-like isoform X1 has product MVSASEPDRCSPTSRTPRRLSSSRRSQSQSSSSWYPRKRTKLLLALIAFLAFVFFLNWFMLLRLQHQHDAPDPIPKPTLRSSSVSLSLQGKWNKPANKKKSQKGNYARMLALAAHALAENKREPKDLWQEPFVPASSWRPCADQRNWEPNEGGNGYILVTANGGINQQRVAVCNAVVVARLLNSTLVIPKFMYSSVWRDVSQFSDIYQEEHFINYLTPDIRIVRQLPKELQSLDLEAIGSVVTDVDMEKEAKPSFYLKHILPIILKNQVVHFVGFGNRLAFDPIAFELQRFRCRCNFHALQFVPRIQETGALLLKRLREHSGLIGPLDRYLVGPFAESMKEKSESNAKKASKYLALHLRFEIDMVAHSLCEFGGGEEERKELEAYREIHFPALSLLKRTTKLPSPSELRSEGLCPLTPEESILMLAALGFNRKTHIYVAGSNLYGGGSRLVALTNLYPKLVTKENLLSSSELEPFANYSSQLAALDFIGCTASDAFAMTDSGSQLSSLVSGYRIYYGGGRMPTIRPNKRRLASIFMKNSTIEWRVFEQRVRKAVRQTKHVQTRPKARSVYRYPRCKECMCRTD; this is encoded by the exons ATGGTATCCGCTTCCGAACCAGATCGATGCTCGCCAACTTCGAGGACTCCGAGGCGCCTCTCAAGCTCCCGTAGATCCCAATCCCAATCTTCTTCGTCATGGTATCCAAGGAAACGAACCAAACTGCTTCTCGCGCTTATTGCGTTTCTCGCTTTCGTTTTCTTCCTCAATTGGTTTATGCTTCTCCGCTTACAGCATCAGCACGATGCACCcgatcctattcccaaacctaCACTCCGTTCCTCCTCCGTTTCACTTTCCCTTCAG GGGAAATGGAACAAGCctgcaaataagaaaaaatcacaAAAGGGGAATTATGCAAGGATGCTGGCATTGGCTGCACATGCCTTGGCAGAG AATAAACGCGAACCGAAAGATTTGTGGCAAGAACCCTTCGTTCCTGCTTCTTCTTGGAGACCTTGTGCTGATCAGCGGAATTGGGAACCCAATG AGGGGGGAAATGGATACATTTTGGTTACTGCAAATGGTGGGATCAATCAACAACGAGTAGCT GTTTGTAATGCTGTCGTTGTGGCCCGTTTACTCAATTCAACTTTAGTTATCCCCAAATTTATGTACAGTAGTGTATGGAGAGATGTGAG TCAATTCAGCGATATCTATCAGGAGGAGCATTTTATTAACTACTTGACTCCTGATATTCGGATAGTGAGGCAGCTTCCTAAGGAGCTACAATCTTTGGACTTGGAGGCCATTGGTAGTGTT GTGACAGATGTTGACATGGAGAAGGAGGCCAAGCCAAGTTTTTACTTGAAACACATCTTACCTATTATACTTAAAAATCAAGTTGTTCACTTTGTTGGATTTGGTAATCGCCTGGCTTTTGATCCAATAGCATTTGAGCTGCAG AGATTTCGTTGCAGATGTAATTTTCATGCCCTGCAATTTGTTCCCAGAATACAAGAAACCGGTGCTCTGCTTCTAAAAAGATTGCGTGAACATTCAGGTCTTATTGGACCGTTGGATCGTTATCTTGTTGGTCCATTTGCAGAATCAATGAAGGAGAAAAGTGAAAGTAATGCCAAGAAAGCATCCAAGTACCTAGCTTTGCATCTCAGATTTGAAATTGACATGGTAGCTCATTCTTTATGTGAATTTGGGGGAGGtgaagaagagaggaaagaaTTGGAAGCATATCGTGAAATCCATTTTCCTGCACTGTCACTGCTGAAGAGGACTACAAA ATTACCTTCTCCTTCTGAGCTCAGGTCTGAAGGCCTATGTCCTTTGACACCTGAAGAATCCATCCTTATGCTTGCTGCTCTAGGTTTTAACCGCaaaacacacatatatgtaGCTGGTTCTAATTTGTACGGAGGTGGCTCAAGATTGGTTGCTTTGACCAACTTGTACCCTAAATTAGTCACCAAAGAGAACTTGCTTTCTTCATCTGAACTTGAACCTTTTGCTAATTATTCCTCTCAG TTAGCAGCACTGGACTTCATAGGCTGCACTGCTTCGGATGCATTCGCCATGACTGATTCAGGAAGTCAGCTATCATCTTTGGTGTCTGGATATCGAATATATTATGGTGGCGGAAGAATGCCAACAATACGTCCAAATAAACGTAGGCTTGCTAGTATATTTATGAAGAACTCTACCATAGAATGGCGTGTTTTTGAACAGAGAGTGAGGAAAGCAGTTAGGCAAACTAAACATGTACAGACAAGGCCGAAGGCAAGAAGTGTTTACAGGTATCCTAGGTGTAAAGAATGTATGTGCAGAAcagattga
- the LOC114420199 gene encoding O-fucosyltransferase 15-like isoform X2, producing the protein MHPILFPNLHSVPPPFHFPFRGNGTSLQIRKNHKRGIMQGCWHWLHMPWQRINANRKICGKNPSFLLLLGDLVLISGIGNPMPALLYCTLIEGGNGYILVTANGGINQQRVAVCNAVVVARLLNSTLVIPKFMYSSVWRDVSQFSDIYQEEHFINYLTPDIRIVRQLPKELQSLDLEAIGSVVTDVDMEKEAKPSFYLKHILPIILKNQVVHFVGFGNRLAFDPIAFELQRFRCRCNFHALQFVPRIQETGALLLKRLREHSGLIGPLDRYLVGPFAESMKEKSESNAKKASKYLALHLRFEIDMVAHSLCEFGGGEEERKELEAYREIHFPALSLLKRTTKLPSPSELRSEGLCPLTPEESILMLAALGFNRKTHIYVAGSNLYGGGSRLVALTNLYPKLVTKENLLSSSELEPFANYSSQLAALDFIGCTASDAFAMTDSGSQLSSLVSGYRIYYGGGRMPTIRPNKRRLASIFMKNSTIEWRVFEQRVRKAVRQTKHVQTRPKARSVYRYPRCKECMCRTD; encoded by the exons ATGCACCcgatcctattcccaaacctaCACTCCGTTCCTCCTCCGTTTCACTTTCCCTTCAG GGGAAATGGAACAAGCctgcaaataagaaaaaatcacaAAAGGGGAATTATGCAAGGATGCTGGCATTGGCTGCACATGCCTTGGCAGAG AATAAACGCGAACCGAAAGATTTGTGGCAAGAACCCTTCGTTCCTGCTTCTTCTTGGAGACCTTGTGCTGATCAGCGGAATTGGGAACCCAATG CCTGCTCTGTTGTACTGTACTCTAATAGAGGGGGGAAATGGATACATTTTGGTTACTGCAAATGGTGGGATCAATCAACAACGAGTAGCT GTTTGTAATGCTGTCGTTGTGGCCCGTTTACTCAATTCAACTTTAGTTATCCCCAAATTTATGTACAGTAGTGTATGGAGAGATGTGAG TCAATTCAGCGATATCTATCAGGAGGAGCATTTTATTAACTACTTGACTCCTGATATTCGGATAGTGAGGCAGCTTCCTAAGGAGCTACAATCTTTGGACTTGGAGGCCATTGGTAGTGTT GTGACAGATGTTGACATGGAGAAGGAGGCCAAGCCAAGTTTTTACTTGAAACACATCTTACCTATTATACTTAAAAATCAAGTTGTTCACTTTGTTGGATTTGGTAATCGCCTGGCTTTTGATCCAATAGCATTTGAGCTGCAG AGATTTCGTTGCAGATGTAATTTTCATGCCCTGCAATTTGTTCCCAGAATACAAGAAACCGGTGCTCTGCTTCTAAAAAGATTGCGTGAACATTCAGGTCTTATTGGACCGTTGGATCGTTATCTTGTTGGTCCATTTGCAGAATCAATGAAGGAGAAAAGTGAAAGTAATGCCAAGAAAGCATCCAAGTACCTAGCTTTGCATCTCAGATTTGAAATTGACATGGTAGCTCATTCTTTATGTGAATTTGGGGGAGGtgaagaagagaggaaagaaTTGGAAGCATATCGTGAAATCCATTTTCCTGCACTGTCACTGCTGAAGAGGACTACAAA ATTACCTTCTCCTTCTGAGCTCAGGTCTGAAGGCCTATGTCCTTTGACACCTGAAGAATCCATCCTTATGCTTGCTGCTCTAGGTTTTAACCGCaaaacacacatatatgtaGCTGGTTCTAATTTGTACGGAGGTGGCTCAAGATTGGTTGCTTTGACCAACTTGTACCCTAAATTAGTCACCAAAGAGAACTTGCTTTCTTCATCTGAACTTGAACCTTTTGCTAATTATTCCTCTCAG TTAGCAGCACTGGACTTCATAGGCTGCACTGCTTCGGATGCATTCGCCATGACTGATTCAGGAAGTCAGCTATCATCTTTGGTGTCTGGATATCGAATATATTATGGTGGCGGAAGAATGCCAACAATACGTCCAAATAAACGTAGGCTTGCTAGTATATTTATGAAGAACTCTACCATAGAATGGCGTGTTTTTGAACAGAGAGTGAGGAAAGCAGTTAGGCAAACTAAACATGTACAGACAAGGCCGAAGGCAAGAAGTGTTTACAGGTATCCTAGGTGTAAAGAATGTATGTGCAGAAcagattga
- the LOC114420201 gene encoding subtilisin-like protease SBT2.4 — translation MAKRSVASIGIFISMFLVVAITCFQEERSIYLVLLEGDALAFHDHEGSQDQDSSTIHPNTNREASKAHTNHLLASHDLLLQSSLENGSYNKLHSYKHIINGFSVHTTPSQAARLRRSPGVKLVEKDRGAKMRTTYTPEFLSLRKGIWAQEGGERNAGEGVVIGFVDSGINALHPSFAYDPMHPFSSNLSRFEGACETGPLFPPSSCNGKIVAARFFSAGAEATVTLNASMDFLSPFDADGHGSHVASVAAGNAGVSVVVNGFFYGKASGMAPRARIAVYKAIFPSVGTLADVIAAIDQAVLDGVDILSLSVGPNEPPESTVTFLSMFDISLLFARKAGVFVVQAAGNKGPASSSVVSFSPWSVGVAACTTDRRYPASLLLGNGSVLNGAGLSGPTFGNGSVLHKLVLAKDAVKINGTTQEYIEECQHPEVLDPNIVLGSIIICTFSTGFNNGTSTLNAIIGTSKALGLEGFILVANPNYGDYIAEPIPFAVSGIMIPRVDDAKVILQYYEEQIKRDRKGTATEFGAMAAVGEGRVASFTGRSPIVSRFSSRGPDIIDMHNNLADVLKPDILAPGHQIWAAWTPISALEPMLKGHDFALLSGTSMSTPHVAGIAALIKQYNPLWTPAMIASAISTTSSKYDNLGEHMMAEGFEASSLLPSTPFEYGAGFVSPNCAIDPGLVLSSEHQDFISFLCSLPNMDTDAIIAATGEQCNHPFAYPFSLNIPSVTISALRGSVSVWRTFMSVGNNTETYLASVQPPNGTKVYLYPTWFTISPQGTQDLEIQLSVIQPMSNFTFGEIVLTGNLNHIVRITLSVLAISV, via the exons ATGGCCAAAAGGAGTGTTGCGTCCATAGGCATTTTCATTTCCATGTTCTTGGTTGTTGCTATAACTTGCTTTCAAGAAGAGCGATCAATATACTTGGTCTTATTGGAAGGAGACGCGCTTGCTTTTCATGATCATGAAGGTTCGCAGGACCAAGATTCATCAACAATTCACCCCAACACCAACAG GGAAGCCTCGAAAGCACATACAAATCACTTATTGGCATCTCACGATCTACTTCTGCAAAGTAGTTTAGAGAATGGAAGCTACAATAAACTCCACAGTTACAAACACATTATCAATGGCTTTTCTGTCCACACAACCCCTTCCCAG GCTGCAAGACTAAGAAGGAGCCCAGGAGTTAAGTTGGTAGAGAAAGACAGAGGAGCGAAGATGAGGACAACATACACACCTGAGTTTCTAAGTTTACGAAAAGGGATATGGGCGCAAGAAGGAGGAGAAAGAAACGCAGGTGAAGGAGTTGTCATTGGTTTTGTGGACAGTGGCATCAACGCACTTCATCCCAGCTTTGCTTACGATCCCATGCACCCTTTCTCATCAAATCTCTCTCGTTTTGAGGGTGCCTGTGAGACGGGTCCTCTCTTCCCACCTAGTTCTTGCAATGGAAAGATAGTAGCAGCCAGGTTCTTCTCTGCTGGGGCTGAAGCTACTGTTACGCTTAATGCTTCCATGGATTTTCTTTCAccctttgatgcagatggaCATGGCAG TCATGTGGCATCTGTTGCTGCTGGCAATGCTGGTGTTTCTGTTGTGGTGAACGGTTTTTTCTATGGAAAAGCTAGCGGAATGGCACCACGTGCAAG GATTGCTGTTTATAAGGCTATCTTTCCCTCCGTGGGAACTCTGGCAGATGTTATTGCAGCTATCGATCAA GCTGTTCTGGATGGGGTGGATATCTTATCACTCTCTGTTGGACCAAATGAACCACCAGAAAGCACCGTGACCTTCTTGAGCATGTTTGATATTTCGTTGCTATTTGCACGAAAAGCGGGAGTTTTCGTGGTGCAAGCCGCAGGGAACAAGGGTCCAGCATCTTCAAGTGTAGTGTCATTCAGTCCCTGGAGTGTTGGTGTTGCCGCTTGCACCACAGACAGAAGGTACCCTGCTTCACTTCTTCTTGGAAATGGTTCAGTACTTAATGGCGCAGGACTATCAG GACCAACTTTTGGAAATGGATCAGTTTTGCATAAGCTTGTTTTAGCTAAGGATGCAGTAAAAATAAATGGAACAACTCAGGAGTACATAGAGGAGTGCCAACATCCAGAAGTTTTGGACCCTAATATAGTGTTGGGAAGTATCATTATCTGCACCTTCTCAACGGGCTTCAATAATGGAACCTCAACTCTTAATGCTATTATTGGCACCTCGAAGGCTCTAGGGTTGGAGGGCTTTATCTTAGTTGCAAACCCAAACTATGGTGATTATATTGCAGAGCCAATCCCTTTTGCTGTTTCTGGTATTATGATCCCTCGTGTAGATGATGCCAAG GTAATATTACAGTATTATGAAGAACAAATAAAGAGGGATAGGAAAGGAACTGCCACAGAATTTGGTGCTATGGCTGCTGTGGGAGAAGGAAGAGTTGCCTCTTTCACAGGGAGATCACCTATAGTTAGTAGATTTTCTTCAAGGGGTCCAGATATCATTGACATGCACAATAATCTTGCAGATGTACTTAAACCTGATATTCTTGCTCCAGGGCACCAAATATGGGCAGCCTGGACCCCCATCAGTGCCTTAGAACCTATGCTAAAAg GGCACGATTTTGCGTTATTATCTGGTACCAGTATGTCCACACCTCATGTGGCTGGAATAGCAGCACTTATAAAGCAATACAATCCATTATGGACTCCAGCAATGATAGCATCTGCAATCTCCACAACAAGCTCAAAGTATGATAATCTTGGAGAGCATATGATGGCTGAAGGCTTTGAGGCCAGCAGCTTGCTTCCCTCCACTCCTTTTGAATATGGGGCAGGCTTTGTGAGCCCCAATTGTGCCATTGATCCAGGTTTGGTACTATCATCAG AACATCAAGACTTCATCAGCTTCTTGTGCTCTTTGCCAAACATGGACACGGATGCAATAATTGCAGCTACTGGAGAGCAATGCAATCACCCCTTTGCCTATCCATTCAGTCTAAACATTCCTTCAGTAACAATATCTGCACTAAGAGGATCAGTTTCCGTGTGGAGAACTTTCATGAGTGTGGGGAACAACACAGAAACATACTTGGCCTCTGTTCAACCTCCAAATGGAACAAAAGTCTACCTGTATCCAACTTGGTTTACCATAAGTCCACAAGGAACACAAGATCTGGAAATACAACTCAGTGTCATCCAACCAATGTCGAATTTTACCTTTGGTGAAATTGTTTTAACAGGAAATTTGAACCACATCGTACGAATAACGTTGTCAGTTTTAGCAATTTCGGTGTAA
- the LOC114420202 gene encoding homeobox protein SBH1-like: protein MGEEAMEGVISSKGMGFGENTSSSGVCPMMMMPLVTSHHVGHHPLNHPILNNPNPNEHTNTLFLPMPCTNNNHHPNRNNHNSNATELGYFMEIPNNNNDGSSSSPSSAVKAKIMAHPHYHRLLAAYVNCQKVGAPPEVVGRLEEACASAAVIMAGGTASIGEDPALDQFMEAYCEMLIKYEQELSKPFKEAMLFLQRIECQFKSLTISSSLDTTACNEAIDRNGPSEDVDVQTNIIDPQAEDQELKGQLLRKYRGYLGSLKQEFTKKRKKGKLPKEARQQLLEWWSRHYKWPYPSESQKLALAESTGLDQKQINNWFINQRKRHWKPSEDMQFVVVDPSHPHYYMENVLGNPFPMDLSHPML, encoded by the exons ATGGGTGAGGAGGCAATGGAGGGTGTAATTTCTTCTAAAGGGATGGGTTTTGGAGAGAATACAAGTAGTAGTGGGGTTTGTCCAATGATGATGATGCCTTTAGTGACTTCTCATCATGTTGGTCATCATCCATTAAATCATCCTATTCTTAATAATCCCAATCCTAATGAACACACAAACACTCTCTTCCTTCCCATGCCTTGTACTAATAATAATCACCACCCGAACCGCAATAACCACAACTCCAACGCCACTGAGTTAGGGTATTTCATGGAGatccccaacaacaacaacgatgGAAGCTCCTCTTCCCCTTCTTCAGCTGTCAAGGCCAAGATCATGGCCCATCCTCACTATCACCGTCTCTTGGCAGCCTACGTCAATTGTCAAAAG GTTGGGGCTCCGCCTGAAGTGGTGGGAAGGTTAGAAGAAGCATGTGCATCTGCTGCAGTGATAATGGCAGGTGGAACAGCCAGCATAGGCGAGGATCCAGCGCTGGATCAGTTCATGGAGGCTTACTGTGAGATGCTGATCAAGTACGAGCAAGAGCTCTCCAAACCCTTCAAGGAAGCCATGCTCTTTCTTCAGAGGATCGAGTGCCAGTTCAAATCTCTcactatttcttcttctttggacACTACTG CGTGTAATGAAGCTATTGATAGGAATGGGCCATCTGAAGATGTTGATGTTCAGACCAACATAATAGATCCGCAGGCAGAGGACCAAGAACTGAAAGGTCAACTCTTACGCAAGTACCGTGGATACCTAGGCAGTTTGAAACAGGAATTCaccaagaagagaaaaaagggcAAGCTGCCCAAAGAAGCAAGGCAACAATTACTTGAATGGTGGAGCAGACACTACAAATGGCCTTACCCATCT GAATCTCAGAAGCTGGCTCTTGCAGAGTCAACAGGCCTGGATCAGAAGCAAATTAACAACTGGTTTATCAATCAAAGGAAGAGGCACTGGAAGCCTTCAGAGGACATGcaatttgtggtggtggatcCAAGCCATCCACACTACTACATGGAAAATGTTCTGGGCAATCCCTTTCCCATGGATCTCTCCCACCCAATGCTCTAA
- the LOC114420203 gene encoding uncharacterized protein LOC114420203: protein METKSHSGSGISPSASPEFEFWMVRNPSFPQPNILSADQLIVNGVLLPLHLLNKPDPSPAITDSSSSSSSAATASKRWKDIFKKSDKKNTDAKKLKEKKSGVTTSAELNINIWPFSRSKSAGNAATRPKPFVPATRKANSAPCSRSNSAGESKSRKWPSSPARPGVHLGRSSPVWQVRRPKNPVPEPLNPDINKSKRESHRSKVVGGSGSSKTKVLNLNVPMCIGYRHHFTCRSDENSAIRVSNPNPPHAHANVGGKLFTLRSLFTKKNVVTSH, encoded by the coding sequence ATGGAGACGAAAAGCCACTCAGGAAGTGGAATCAGCCCTAGCGCCTCACCGGAATTCGAGTTCTGGATGGTTCGAAACCCCTCTTTCCCACAACCAAACATTCTCTCCGCCGATCAGCTCATTGTCAACGGGGTCCTCCTTCCCCTCCACCTCCTAAACAAACCCGACCCATCTCCTGCTATAACcgactcctcctcctcctcctcctccgccGCCACCGCGTCCAAGCGCTGGAAGGACATTTTCAAAAAGAGTGACAAGAAAAACACAGACGCCAAGAAgctcaaagagaaaaaaagcgGTGTCACAACTTCAGCGGAGCTCAACATCAACATATGGCCCTTTTCCCGGAGCAAGTCCGCCGGGAACGCGGCTACCCGACCCAAACCATTCGTTCCGGCGACCCGGAAAGCCAACAGCGCGCCGTGTTCGCGGAGCAATTCGGCGGGAGAGTCCAAGTCCAGAAAATGGCCCAGCAGCCCGGCCCGGCCCGGGGTCCATTTAGGAAGGAGCAGCCCAGTCTGGCAGGTCCGCCGTCCCAAGAATCCAGTACCGGAACCTCTCAACCCTGACATCAACAAGTCCAAGCGAGAAAGTCACCGGAGCAAGGTGGTCGGCGGGAGTGGCAGCTCGAAAAcgaaggttttgaatttgaatgttCCAATGTGCATTGGTTACAGACATCACTTCACCTGCAGAAGCGACGAGAACAGTGCCATTCGTGTCAGTAACCCAAACCCACCTCATGCTCATGCCAATGTTGGTGGTAAACTTTTTACTCTGCGCAGCCTCTTCACCAAGAAAAACGTTGTAACCTCTCACTAG